CGGACGAGCGCCTCATCGTCGTCACCTCTTTCCCGGAAGAGCTGACGACACGCTATGAATCCGAGTTCGAGAAGCTCCATCCGGGCGTTCACGTCCAATTCGTCTGGAAGCAGTCGCGCGACGCGCTCGCCCTGCTGAGCGAGAAGGACCAGGGCGGCGCCGACGTCTATTGGGCCCCCGCTCTCGGAAACTTCCCTATATTGCGCGACCGCGGCGCGTTCCAGAAATTCTCGGTCGACCGGGCGGCGCTACCGGGCCGGCTCGGCGGGCAAATCCTATCGGACCCGAATGGGCTGTTCGAGGCTTATGACGTCGCCGGCTATGGGATCGTGGTCGACCCGGCCGCGCTCGCGCGCGATGGGCTGAAGCCGCCCAAGAGCTGGAGCGACCTCGCCTCCCCTGCCTATGCCGGCCGCATCGTCATGCCGATTCCGGCCAAGGTCGGTTTTTCTCCAGCGCTTTATGACATCATTCTGCAGTCGGAGGGCTGGGAGCGCGGCTGGGCGCTGCTGGCCGAAATCGCCGGCGGCGCGGAGCTGCTCGGCTCGGGCGCCGGTCCGACCGCGACCGTCAAGGAGGGGCGCGCGGCGCTCGGCCTGACGATCGATTTCTTCGCCTTCAACGCCCTGGCCAATGGCGAGTCGATCGCCTTCGTCTATCCCGAGAAGACCGCCTTTCTGCCCGCCCATATCGCCG
This genomic window from Methylosinus sp. H3A contains:
- a CDS encoding ABC transporter substrate-binding protein, with product MTRPRRRFYVFIMYRRNITNRIALRPSRRSVVAAIPSALGVALLGRPARAADERLIVVTSFPEELTTRYESEFEKLHPGVHVQFVWKQSRDALALLSEKDQGGADVYWAPALGNFPILRDRGAFQKFSVDRAALPGRLGGQILSDPNGLFEAYDVAGYGIVVDPAALARDGLKPPKSWSDLASPAYAGRIVMPIPAKVGFSPALYDIILQSEGWERGWALLAEIAGGAELLGSGAGPTATVKEGRAALGLTIDFFAFNALANGESIAFVYPEKTAFLPAHIAVTAGAQRFAAAKAFVDFALSSKGQKLMMEADSSRHPARPDAYAGKPAAVVDPFALPPGTFYPYDAEIGRRRPGAVSVLFDLAITERHGETQRLWRAIHAVEARLAAAPDAAGSAAVARARKLAGFTPISEAQAKDSAFLDRFSNRKLEDGDLAARWRAEISSARAEALSLVASAEPRL